A single region of the Brachypodium distachyon strain Bd21 chromosome 3, Brachypodium_distachyon_v3.0, whole genome shotgun sequence genome encodes:
- the LOC100843077 gene encoding cycloartenol synthase isoform X7 produces the protein MNPRRRQGQPAAGAAVRAARARGGGQARRRRGLRHQRRRAAAATRGRGRCAPTEAAGAARSGGGRGNPRRRRWLGRRRHGQRRSRFASPKKPGRMWCHCRLVYLPMSYLYGKRFVGATTSSVVLDLRKELYSVPYDEIDWDKARNGCAKEDLYYPRSPLQDVVWATLKKVGEPLLMHWPGNKLRKRALDVVMEHIRYEDETTQYICIAALNKMLNMICRWVEDPNSEAFKLHIQRVYDFLWVAEDGMKMKSYNGSQLWDTALTVQAIFATGLTKVFGPTIKLAHDYIKRSQIRVDCPGDQSKWHRHISKGGWTHSTADHRWPVSDCTAEALKVLLLLTKVPPELIGEPMESSRLDDTVNLLLSLMELLITPLQNDDGSFGAYELTRSYEWLELLNPSESFGGIMIEYPYVECTSSVIQGLVLFKETYPTHYRREEIDKCIRKAADYTESIQRADGSWYGCWAICFTYGTWFGVSGLIAAGRTYENSQSIRKACEFLLSKELPSGGWGESYLSSQDKVYTNLEGNKAHAVNTSWAMLALIDAGQGKRDPACLHRAAKVLINFQMEDGEFPQQDIIGATNHNLMLTYAQFRNIFPIWALGEYYRRVLQAQKA, from the exons atgAACCCGCGGAGGCGACAGGGGCAGCCCGCGGCCGGAGCGGCGGTTAGGGCGGCGCGCGCTCGCGGAGGTGGCCaggccaggcggcggcgggggctacggcaccagcggcggcgcgcggctgCTGCAACCCGAGGCAGGGGGCGGTGTGCGCccacggaggcggcgggggcagcccgcagtggcggcggccggggcaacccgcggaggcggcggtggctggggcggcgccggcatggGCAGAGACGATCTCGTTTTGCTTCCCCAAAAAAACCGG GGCGCATGTGGTGTCATTGCCGCCTGGTATATTTGCCCATGTCGTACCTATATGGGAAGAGGTTCGTGGGAGCTACTACATCATCAGTTGTGCTAGACTTGAGGAAAGAGCTTTACAGCGTCCCATACGATGAGATTGATTGGGACAAGGCTCGCAATGGCTGTGCAAAG GAAGATCTCTATTATCCTCGTTCACCGCTGCAGGATGTGGTATGGGCTACTCTGAAGAAAGTTGGTGAACCACTCCTGATGCACTGGCCTGGCAACAAATTGCGGAAGAGAGCTCTCGACGTTGTCATGGAACATATCCGTTACGAGGATGAAACAACTCAATATATCTGCATTGCTGCTCTGAACAAG ATGTTGAATATGATTTGTCGCTGGGTAGAAGATCCTAACTCAGAGGCATTCAAGCTCCATATTCAAAGAGTCTACGATTTCTTATGGGTTGCTGAAGACGGCATGAAGATGAAG TCATACAATGGCAGCCAGTTGTGGGATACGGCTTTAACGGTCCAGGCTATTTTTGCTACCGGCCTCACAAAAGTGTTTGGCCCCACAATTAAACTCGCCCATGACTACATAAAACGTTCCCAG ATTCGTGTTGACTGTCCTGGGGACCAAAGCAAGTGGCATCGCCATATATCCAAAGGTGGTTGGACGCACTCAACTGCTGACCATAGGTGGCCTGTATCAGATTGTACTGCAGAAGCATTGAAG GTTCTGTTGCTGTTAACTAAGGTTCCTCCTGAATTGATTGGTGAGCCAATGGAATCCAGCAGGCTTGATGATACTGTCAACCTTCTGTTATCACTGATG GAATTACTCATTACTCCTTTGCAGAATGACGATGGTAGTTTTGGTGCATATGAGCTGACAAGATCTTATGAGTGGCTTGAG TTGCTCAATCCTTCTGAAAGCTTTGGGGGAATAATGATCGAGTATCC GTATGTTGAGTGTACATCATCAGTAATTCAGGGGCTGGTGTTATTCAAAGAAACATACCCTACACATTATCGCAGGGAAGAGATAGACAAATGTATCCGAAAGGCTGCAGATTACACTGAGAGCATCCAGCGGGCCGATGGATCATG GTACGGCTGTTGGGCTATTTGTTTCACCTATGGTACATGGTTTGGGGTGAGTGGATTGATTGCTGCTGGTAGGACTTACGAGAATAGCCAATCAATCAGAAAGGCATGCGAATTTTTGCTGTCCAAGGAGCTCCCATCAGGAGGATGGGGGGAAAGCTACCTCTCCAGCCAAGATAAG GTTTACACCAATCTTGAAGGCAACAAGGCTCATGCAGTTAACACCAGTTGGGCCATGTTAGCCCTGATTGATGCTGGACAG GGTAAAAGAGATCCTGCATGTCTGCATAGAGCAGCCAAGGTTCTGATCAACTTCCAAATGGAGGATGGAGAGTTCCCTCAGCAA GACATAATCGGAGCTACCAACCACAACCTCATGCTCACTTACGCCCAGTTCAGGAACATCTTTCCGATCTGGGCTCTTGGAGAGTACTATCGCAGAGTTCTGCAAGCACAAAAGGCATAA